The Sporosarcina sp. Marseille-Q4943 genome includes the window TCATCAACTACAAGCACCTGTTTCACAGTGCTTACTTCCAATTCATTCACGCCCTTTCAAGAAAATCCCCTTCAACTTTTTAAGGAACCCGGTGCCTTGTTTATCCTCTTCCCGATCTGTTTTGACAAATTCATTAGCAATTGCTGTCATCCTCTTTGAAACAGGAGCGTTCGGATAGAGAAGTAAAAACGGTTTTTGGGCGACTACGGCTTTCTGGACGGCATCGTCTTCCGGTAAAAATCCTAATATAAACGTTTCTTTATCAAGAAATTTACGCATCGCGTATTGCAACCGTGTCACCGCATCATTGCCGTCATTGAGTCTTGTCACCCGATTGCTGACAATGCTGAATTTCTTATCCTGATCCTTCAGACAGATGAATTTCATCATGGAATAAGCATCCGTAATAGATGTTGGCTCTGTCGTCGAGATGACAATCACTTCATCGACCGCAATGATCAATTCGATCGAACGCTGCGTGGCACCTGCTCCCATATCGAAAAGGATGAAATCATACTCTCTTTGCAATTGTTCGAAGGCGGCAATCAATCGTCCGAACATATCCTCAGACCAATCAAGAACAGTGTCCAGCCCCGACCCGCCAGAAATGAAAGCGAGTCCATGCTCATCGGTATTGATGACACTTTCCAATGGTTGTTGGCCGATCAAATAATCTCTCAAACTATATGTAGGAGCGACTCCTAGTAGGATATGGATATTGCCCATCCCGATATCCATATCGACGACAATGACGCTCTTTCCTCTCAACCGTAAAGAGTGGGCGAAGTTCGTCGAGAAATTTGATTTGCCCACTCCCCCTTTTCCACTGACGATAGCAATTGATTTAGCTAAGCTGCCTTGAGCCTTCAACATTTTCATTCGAAGCGCTTCTGCTTGGTCACGCATGTTCAGCACCTGCCAATAACATTTTGAGCATTTTCTCCAAATCCGCTTCAGCTAAATCTTCCGGAACTTCTTGTCCATCCGTGTAATAGGCTGCTCCTATGCCATATTGCTTCATTAAATTAAACATTGGACCGATTGACCCCGTTTCATCCACTTTCGTAAAAATGAACCTTTCAATCGGCAAGGAAGTGAATTTTTCGACAATCGTTCTCATATCTTCTTCTTTTGAAGTGACGGATAAGACGAGGAATGATTCCATATCGAGTGAAAAATCGATTAGATGTTTCAAATCATCCACAAATTTCATTTCTTTGTAATTCCGCCCAGCGGTATCTATGAAAATCAAGTCCAAGTCTTTCATTTTTTCGATAGATTTTTCAAAATCTTTGCTGTTGTAGGCGATTTCAACAGGGGCCTGCAATAGATTCGCATATGTACGCAATTGTTCGATCGCTGCTATCCGATATGTATCGGTCGTAATAAAGCCGATTTTCTTTTTTTCTTCTAAAAGGGCTCTTGCAGCAATTTTAGCGATTGTCGTCGTCTTTCCGACCCCGGTCGGTCCGAGGACATTAATATATTTCTTTGTAAATGAAATGCCTCCAAAAGGCAATCCGGAGAATTCTTTCATTAATAGAGTCTTGGCAATTTGCAACTGCTCCTCATTCGAAAAATCCTTTTTCTTTTCTTTCATATGTGCAAATATTTCATTGCCGATTTGAAAAATCAACTCTTTTGATAGTTCCTGTCCTTCTAAAAAAGTGAGTAGAGGCTTCAGTTCATCTGGAAAATTGCCAAAAGAGGCGGACTGCTTCATTTCCTGAAGCAGTCTCTTCATTTCAATCATTTCTTTCCTTATTTCTGCTTCCTGCTTCGGCTCCCGTAAATCGGTAGCCTGTACAAATGCAGGTTCTACCTGCATTTGTACAGGCTCATCGAAACCAGCGACCACTTCTACCGACTTCTTCTTGAAGAAACCTAGGAACCCTTTGGAAGTGACGACATTCGAGCTGAGGATGACTGCATCATCCCCGAAATCGGCTCTCACTTTATTCATCGCCTCAACCATCGTATCAGCTATATACTTTTTCATTTTCATCAGATATCCACCACCCCGACACTTTGAACTTCAATGGAAGCTTCGAGCTCATTATAAGATAAAACCGGTATTTGCGGAAAATATCTCTCCGTAATTTGCCTTAGGTACATTCTTATTGCTGGCGAGCAAAGGATGACAGGCGATTGGTCCATCAATGCCACCCTTTCAACCTCTCTCGCGATCGACTCCAATATTTCTTGGGAGTGAGACGGGTCGATTGACAAATAATTGCCTTGCTCAGTCTGCTGGATATGATCCGCAATCAATTTTTCTACCTTGCCTGATACGGTAAGCACTTTTAACGCATCGACTCCGGACGAGTACTGTGCCGTAATTTGTCTGGCAAGCGATTGTCGTACATATTCCGTCAGCAAATCGATATCGGATGTATACTTCGAATAATCGGCGAGCGTTTCAAAAATGATCGGCAAGTTCCGGATGGATACATTTTCATTCAATAATTTCGCCAATACTTTCTGGATTTCACCTATCGATAGAGGAGTCGGTGTAAGTTCATCCACTAAGATCGGATACGTTTCACGAACATGATCGACAAGCTGCTTCGTCTCCTGACGACCGATTAGATCGGCAGCGTTCGCCCTGATCACTTCAGTAAGGTGGGTCGAAACAACGCTAGGAGGATCGACAACCGTATAGCCCATAATCTCTGCATCTTCTTTAACATCTTCAGTAATCCACTTTGCAGGGAGACCGAATGAAGGTTCAATCGTATCAATCCCGACAATCGAATCGTCGCCACCAGGACTCATCGCGAGGTAATGGTCTAAAAGGAGTTCGCCCCTTGCCAGCTCATTCCCCTTAATTTTAATGCGGTATTCATTCGGCTGCAGTTGAATATTGTCCCGGATCCGGACGACTGGAATGACAAGACCCAATTCAAGTGCGAGCTGCCTTCTGATCATGACAACCCTGTCCAATAAATCCCCGCCTTGCTGGGCGTCGACCAACGGGATAAGACCATAGCCAAATTCGAATTCTATCGGATCTACATTTAGTAGGTTGACAACATTTTCGGGGCTCTTCAATCCTTCCGTTTCAACCTCTTCCTCTATCTCCAGCAACTCATCTGGATCTTCTTCAGGTTGTTTGGACATGATGTACGCTCCTAAGACGAGGAGTGCAGCAATTGGAATCGTAAGGACATCATTGATCGGTGTGAACAACCCTAGCAGGAAAACTGTTGCTGCAGCTACATAGAGCAACTTAGGCTGACCTAAAAGCTGTCTCGTAATATCCGAACCGAGATTCCCTTCAGAAGCTGCACGCGTAACGACAATTCCTGTAGCGGTCGAAATGAGCAGAGCAGGTATTTGGGAAACAATTCCGTCTCCGACGGTCAATCGCGAGAATTTCGTCGCAGCTTCGGCAAACGGCAAATCCATTTGCGCAACACCGATGATCATACCTACAAGAAGGTTGATAATGACGATGATAATTCCGGCGATGGCATCCCCTTTAACGAATTTCGTCGCTCCGTCCATTGCGCCATAGAAATCAGCTTCATTGCTCACTTTTTCACGGCGAATCCTTGCTTCTGTTTCTGAAATCATCCCTGCATTTAAATCGGCATCGA containing:
- a CDS encoding MinD/ParA family protein, whose product is MRDQAEALRMKMLKAQGSLAKSIAIVSGKGGVGKSNFSTNFAHSLRLRGKSVIVVDMDIGMGNIHILLGVAPTYSLRDYLIGQQPLESVINTDEHGLAFISGGSGLDTVLDWSEDMFGRLIAAFEQLQREYDFILFDMGAGATQRSIELIIAVDEVIVISTTEPTSITDAYSMMKFICLKDQDKKFSIVSNRVTRLNDGNDAVTRLQYAMRKFLDKETFILGFLPEDDAVQKAVVAQKPFLLLYPNAPVSKRMTAIANEFVKTDREEDKQGTGFLKKLKGIFLKGRE
- the flhF gene encoding flagellar biosynthesis protein FlhF; its protein translation is MKMKKYIADTMVEAMNKVRADFGDDAVILSSNVVTSKGFLGFFKKKSVEVVAGFDEPVQMQVEPAFVQATDLREPKQEAEIRKEMIEMKRLLQEMKQSASFGNFPDELKPLLTFLEGQELSKELIFQIGNEIFAHMKEKKKDFSNEEQLQIAKTLLMKEFSGLPFGGISFTKKYINVLGPTGVGKTTTIAKIAARALLEEKKKIGFITTDTYRIAAIEQLRTYANLLQAPVEIAYNSKDFEKSIEKMKDLDLIFIDTAGRNYKEMKFVDDLKHLIDFSLDMESFLVLSVTSKEEDMRTIVEKFTSLPIERFIFTKVDETGSIGPMFNLMKQYGIGAAYYTDGQEVPEDLAEADLEKMLKMLLAGAEHA
- the flhA gene encoding flagellar biosynthesis protein FlhA, with protein sequence MQFRDIGVLAAVIMIVAMLVIPLPPWLLSFLIIINITLALLVLLTSMNMQEALQFSIFPSLLLLLTLFRLGLNVSTTRAILSQGDAGGVVDTFGTFVTGGNIVVGLVVFVILIIIQFIVITKGSERVSEVAARFTLDAMPGKQMSIDADLNAGMISETEARIRREKVSNEADFYGAMDGATKFVKGDAIAGIIIVIINLLVGMIIGVAQMDLPFAEAATKFSRLTVGDGIVSQIPALLISTATGIVVTRAASEGNLGSDITRQLLGQPKLLYVAAATVFLLGLFTPINDVLTIPIAALLVLGAYIMSKQPEEDPDELLEIEEEVETEGLKSPENVVNLLNVDPIEFEFGYGLIPLVDAQQGGDLLDRVVMIRRQLALELGLVIPVVRIRDNIQLQPNEYRIKIKGNELARGELLLDHYLAMSPGGDDSIVGIDTIEPSFGLPAKWITEDVKEDAEIMGYTVVDPPSVVSTHLTEVIRANAADLIGRQETKQLVDHVRETYPILVDELTPTPLSIGEIQKVLAKLLNENVSIRNLPIIFETLADYSKYTSDIDLLTEYVRQSLARQITAQYSSGVDALKVLTVSGKVEKLIADHIQQTEQGNYLSIDPSHSQEILESIAREVERVALMDQSPVILCSPAIRMYLRQITERYFPQIPVLSYNELEASIEVQSVGVVDI